A single genomic interval of Helianthus annuus cultivar XRQ/B chromosome 13, HanXRQr2.0-SUNRISE, whole genome shotgun sequence harbors:
- the LOC110902651 gene encoding ketol-acid reductoisomerase, chloroplastic-like: MTTAIATTFSSVPPTTSSSPSPTLKTLGFTTTFLSSKTSFKSLHACVFPSNMTSVSVMGARMVASPTITKSPVSLDFETSVFKKEKVNLAGHEEEPKRINKIACIRKTYIAGASGDFW, encoded by the exons ATGACGACCGCCATCGCAACCACCTTCTCCTCCGTCCCACCTACCACCTCCTCTTCACCATCTCCGACACTCAAAACCCTAGGTTTCACCACAACCTTTCTCTCATCCAAAACCTCCTTCAAATCACTCCACGCTTGCGTATTTCCATCCAACATGACCTCTGTCTCCGTTATGGGAGCTCGTATGGTTGCATCTCCGACGATCACCAAGTCGCCGGTGTCTCTCGATTTCGAAACCTCTGTTTTCAAAAAGGAGAAAGTCAACCTTGCCGGTCACGAAGAG GAGCCGAAGAGGATTAACAAGATTGCTTGCATCAGAAAAACCTACATAGCTGGTGCTTCAGGGGATTTTTGGTAA
- the LOC110897853 gene encoding glutathione S-transferase T1 has product MTLKVYCDRMSQPSRAILIFCKMNGIEFEEITINILKGEQHTPEYKVINPMCQVPTIVDGDFTLFESHAILIHLACKYPGVASHWYPSDLIERAKVHSVLDWHHANLRRGSVGVIINNVMLPLNGVPSNPQAADEAEKTLEKALTVLETFWLKDGPFLVGRSQPSIADLNLVSEVMELDQLLSKELRDRILSPYKKVLQWVEDTKSATAPHFEEIHGVLFKTGKEFREQLASQSGKNE; this is encoded by the exons ATGACGCTGAAAGTATACTGTGATCGAATGTCCCAACCGTCTCGTGCAATTCTCATCTTCTGCAA GATGAATGGGATAGAGTTTGAGGAAATCACCATTAATATCTTGAAGGGCGAGCAACACACCCCTGAATATAAAG TGATAAATCCCATGTGTCAAGTTCCAACAATAGTTGATGGAGATTTTACACTTTTTGAGAG TCACGCGATTCTTATACACTTAGCTTGTAAGTACCCGGGAGTGGCTAGTCACTG GTATCCTAGTGATCTTATTGAAAGAGCCAAGGTCCACTCTGTTCTAGACTGGCATCATGCCAATTTACGCCGTGGGTCAG TTGGAGTTATTATAAACAATGTCATGTTACCACTAAATGGCGTCCCATCAAACCCTCAAGCGGCCGATGAAGCTGAGAAGACGCTTGAGAAAGCGTTGACTGTATTAGAAACTTTTTGGCTAAAAGATGGACCATTTTTGGTTGGAAGATCTCAACCATCAATTGCTGATCTTAACTTAGTATCTGAAGTCATGGAACTTGATCAG CTTCTGAGCAAGGAGCTTCGTGATCGGATCTTAAGTCCTTACAAGAAAGTTCTTCAGTGGGTTGAAGATACAAAGAGTGCAACTGCGCCTCATTTTGAAGAAATCCACGGGGTTCTGTTTAAAACCGGGAAAGAATTTCGAGAGCAGCTAGCATCACAATCTGGAAAGAATGAGTAA